Proteins co-encoded in one Bremerella sp. TYQ1 genomic window:
- a CDS encoding amidophosphoribosyltransferase, whose product MSELFHECGVAAIYHLPSDEESPLCPDQGPEEVSRMMPRMLLDIQNRGQLAAGFTTFSPERNQLIDTHRDIGTVQEVFRLSHRGKSESLMKEYAGRAAIGHVRYATCGQDDKSYAQPFERHHLVKHKWFSFAFNGQLSNYSELRDRLLADDDHHLSRETDTEIIMHELSREMTGEKRITMFDALQRAAPRFDGAYSLVMLNAYGEMLVARDPYGIKPLCYAVSGPLFAAASESVALINLGFEEDEIKNVEPGQAITITDGKVEVKQFIESKRRAHCFFEWIYFANVASTLDNQSVYVSRTNLGEELAAIERERNDIPLDDGDTIVVPVPDTSKAAADAMAFELGIPSREGLIRNRYSGRTFIESGSKRRRAAEIKYTPLREVLEGKRIFLVEDSIVRSTTMKVLINRLRERGGAKEIHVRVACPPIIAPCFYGIDMSTISELFAPKFMGDSYLLTEEMQDAMAQQLGADSLRYLSVDSIARAVNYSSDDLCQACITGQYPTAGGEKLYQIALETKDQENSNGRTYERRKEEQAATSTGA is encoded by the coding sequence ATGAGTGAACTCTTCCACGAATGTGGTGTTGCGGCGATTTATCATCTCCCCAGCGACGAAGAAAGTCCTCTCTGTCCCGATCAAGGTCCTGAAGAAGTCTCGCGGATGATGCCGCGAATGCTGCTGGATATTCAGAATCGAGGACAACTCGCGGCGGGGTTCACGACCTTCAGCCCGGAACGTAATCAGCTGATCGACACGCACCGAGACATCGGTACCGTCCAGGAAGTGTTTCGCCTGTCGCACCGCGGCAAAAGCGAATCGCTGATGAAGGAATATGCCGGACGTGCGGCGATCGGGCACGTTCGTTACGCTACCTGCGGGCAAGACGACAAGAGCTACGCCCAGCCATTCGAGCGACATCACTTGGTGAAGCACAAGTGGTTTAGCTTCGCCTTCAACGGGCAGCTTTCCAACTACAGCGAACTTCGCGATCGCCTGCTTGCCGACGACGACCATCACTTAAGCCGCGAAACCGACACCGAAATCATCATGCACGAGCTCAGCCGTGAGATGACCGGGGAAAAGCGGATCACGATGTTCGATGCCCTGCAGCGTGCCGCGCCACGGTTTGATGGGGCTTACAGCCTGGTCATGCTGAACGCTTACGGCGAGATGCTTGTGGCCCGCGATCCGTACGGCATCAAGCCACTGTGCTATGCCGTTTCCGGCCCGCTGTTCGCCGCCGCGAGCGAAAGTGTCGCGCTGATCAATCTGGGCTTCGAAGAAGACGAAATCAAGAACGTTGAACCTGGCCAGGCCATCACCATTACCGACGGCAAAGTCGAGGTGAAGCAGTTCATCGAATCGAAGCGTCGCGCTCACTGCTTCTTCGAGTGGATCTACTTCGCGAACGTGGCGAGCACGCTGGACAACCAAAGCGTCTACGTCAGCCGCACCAACTTGGGCGAAGAGCTGGCCGCCATCGAACGCGAGCGAAACGACATTCCGCTGGACGACGGCGACACGATTGTCGTTCCCGTCCCCGATACCAGCAAAGCGGCTGCTGACGCGATGGCCTTCGAGCTGGGAATTCCTTCCCGCGAAGGCTTGATCCGCAATCGCTACTCTGGCCGAACCTTCATCGAAAGTGGCAGCAAGCGTCGTCGTGCGGCCGAGATCAAATACACGCCGCTACGCGAAGTGCTGGAAGGGAAACGCATCTTCCTGGTAGAAGACTCGATCGTTCGCAGCACGACGATGAAAGTGCTGATCAACCGCCTGCGAGAGCGTGGCGGTGCGAAAGAGATTCACGTTCGCGTGGCTTGTCCACCGATCATCGCTCCTTGCTTCTACGGCATCGATATGTCGACGATCAGCGAACTGTTCGCCCCGAAGTTCATGGGTGACAGCTACCTGCTGACCGAAGAAATGCAAGATGCCATGGCCCAGCAGCTTGGGGCGGATTCGCTGCGTTACCTCTCGGTCGACTCGATCGCCCGGGCCGTGAACTATTCGAGCGACGACCTCTGCCAGGCCTGCATCACGGGGCAATACCCAACGGCCGGCGGCGAGAAGCTGTACCAGATTGCCCTGGAAACCAAAGACCAGGAAAACAGCAACGGCCGCACCTACGAACGTCGCAAAGAAGAACAAGCCGCGACATCGACTGGGGCTTAG
- the trmB gene encoding tRNA (guanosine(46)-N7)-methyltransferase TrmB — protein sequence MGRRALPKLNPDVDFSQHFFESDVLETRPDLQSYFAQEQPLELEVGTGKGLFMKNASGQFPEHNFLGIEIAFKYARFAGYKLAKEGRTNAVMFHGDGQKIFREVIKDNSLEAVHVYFPDPWWKARHHRRRLMNEEFCQQIERVLRPGGKLHFWTDVLDYFEMAVESLHKVTKLQGPIDVDEPPSEHDLDYRTHFERRMRKNEMDVFRSQFLKPEA from the coding sequence ATGGGCCGTAGAGCACTCCCCAAACTGAACCCTGACGTTGACTTCTCGCAGCACTTCTTCGAGTCGGACGTTCTCGAGACGCGTCCAGACTTGCAGTCGTACTTCGCCCAAGAGCAGCCGCTCGAGCTGGAAGTCGGAACCGGCAAGGGGCTCTTCATGAAGAACGCCTCCGGTCAGTTCCCCGAGCACAACTTTCTGGGGATCGAAATTGCGTTCAAGTATGCTCGCTTCGCCGGGTACAAGCTGGCCAAAGAGGGCCGCACCAATGCGGTCATGTTCCATGGCGACGGGCAGAAGATCTTTCGCGAGGTCATCAAAGACAACTCGCTGGAAGCGGTGCACGTTTACTTTCCCGATCCCTGGTGGAAGGCCCGACATCATCGTCGCCGCTTGATGAACGAAGAGTTTTGCCAGCAGATCGAACGGGTTCTCCGTCCCGGCGGCAAGCTGCACTTTTGGACCGACGTGCTCGATTACTTCGAGATGGCGGTTGAATCACTCCATAAAGTGACCAAACTGCAGGGCCCCATCGATGTCGACGAGCCCCCATCGGAGCACGATCTTGACTACCGCACGCATTTCGAGCGGCGGATGCGAAAGAACGAAATGGATGTGTTTCGCAGCCAGTTCTTGAAGCCGGAAGCTTAG
- a CDS encoding rhomboid family intramembrane serine protease, producing the protein MLFPLIDENPTRRWPIVTVGLIVVNTLLLLGMLGIDPLEHNRFFLEYGFVPQRFTSALEGGEAVRVDLQDLLKGSPEAKEVLEKSGDDTVVTLPATMTAAVGTIFSSMFLHAGIAHLLGNMWFLWIFGNNVEDRLGHVPYLLFYLFGGICAALAHWATTTATGAYVPTVGASGAVAVVLGAYAVTYPRAQVRCLLFVVIIFMMVDLPALVVLGLWIAVQLFQGIGALHLGLDGGVAWWAHIGGFLFGMAIMPLLTMIIPDTTYGSVLKQERAFQFNPRRDDEFRF; encoded by the coding sequence ATGCTATTCCCACTGATCGACGAAAACCCGACGCGGCGTTGGCCGATCGTGACCGTCGGTCTGATCGTGGTGAATACGCTTCTGTTGTTAGGGATGCTGGGGATCGACCCGCTGGAGCATAACCGTTTCTTTCTCGAATATGGTTTTGTTCCGCAGCGATTCACTTCTGCCCTGGAAGGGGGCGAAGCGGTTCGCGTCGATCTGCAAGACTTGCTGAAAGGTTCCCCGGAAGCGAAAGAGGTTCTCGAAAAAAGTGGCGATGATACGGTCGTCACGCTTCCTGCGACAATGACCGCAGCCGTCGGGACCATCTTTTCATCGATGTTCCTGCATGCCGGAATCGCTCACCTGTTGGGCAACATGTGGTTCCTTTGGATCTTCGGGAATAACGTCGAAGATCGCTTGGGGCATGTTCCGTATCTGCTGTTCTATTTGTTCGGCGGCATTTGCGCGGCGCTCGCTCATTGGGCGACAACCACCGCGACAGGTGCCTACGTGCCGACGGTGGGTGCCAGTGGGGCGGTGGCGGTTGTGCTTGGTGCGTACGCGGTGACCTATCCCAGAGCCCAGGTTCGCTGCTTGTTGTTTGTCGTGATCATCTTCATGATGGTCGATCTTCCGGCATTGGTGGTGCTGGGGCTATGGATCGCAGTTCAGCTGTTCCAAGGGATCGGAGCTTTGCACTTGGGGCTTGACGGCGGCGTGGCGTGGTGGGCGCACATCGGCGGATTTTTGTTTGGGATGGCGATCATGCCGCTGCTGACGATGATCATTCCGGACACCACGTATGGCTCGGTCTTGAAGCAAGAGCGAGCGTTTCAATTTAATCCTCGTCGTGACGACGAATTCCGTTTCTAG
- a CDS encoding 3-hydroxyacyl-ACP dehydratase FabZ family protein: protein MAREVLILDPASINFDNVIADLEGVRKTNPQRYEMEQLSGIVHDDVEAGICAGYLDIADDAFWVRGHMPGMPLMPGVLMCEMAAQVSTWYVVTHDLMPGKRMGFGGLDEVKFRGIVRPGDRLLCVLKQTRYSPGRMLVCSFQSFVGTTLVAQGVIRGIPLPDAI from the coding sequence GTGGCGCGAGAAGTCCTGATTCTCGACCCTGCGTCGATCAACTTTGACAACGTAATCGCGGACCTCGAAGGGGTTCGTAAGACGAATCCGCAGCGTTACGAGATGGAACAGCTTTCCGGCATCGTCCACGATGACGTCGAAGCAGGCATCTGCGCCGGCTACCTCGACATTGCTGACGACGCCTTCTGGGTTCGCGGTCATATGCCTGGGATGCCCCTGATGCCAGGCGTGTTGATGTGCGAAATGGCTGCCCAAGTCAGCACTTGGTATGTTGTCACGCACGACTTGATGCCAGGCAAGCGAATGGGCTTCGGTGGCTTGGATGAAGTCAAGTTCCGCGGCATCGTACGACCCGGCGACCGGCTGCTGTGCGTGCTGAAGCAAACGCGCTACAGCCCCGGACGCATGCTGGTCTGCAGCTTCCAAAGTTTCGTCGGCACCACCCTGGTTGCCCAAGGCGTGATCCGCGGTATTCCTCTGCCGGACGCGATCTAA
- a CDS encoding MMPL family transporter yields MPNHHETSEEKSLLAKPLAWGTRQVVRYPIAVLLVAFVVAGLSVFYATNHLGFKTSRLDLINQQSSFNQLWLEYLDEFGADDDVVVVIEGPGREEIVPALEDLYTQLTAEQQSFYAVLHERGLSKVREKGLHFLPESDLTKIDQQLQRLRPVMQGQWDSIGVGQMAYSLNQQMLFAQRQPGSPQAQMMAEQSRQQLDRLASNLLAAMGQGESQGSVLVPPNDSLNAMSQIDSDYFLANEGQMGLILLRLVKNKSELAQGKEAIAQLRQILDRFQAKYPRLKFGLTGLPVMENDEMERSQVDMTKASVISLVGVAFLFIASFGGLRHPLLAVVALLIGIAMSVGFTTAFVGHLNILSVSFGVILIGLGIDFGVHYVARYLREAEEKKTGDALVQTAKDIGPGIVTGGLTTAVAFFTASLTKFTGVAELGIIAGGGLLVCLVASMTVLPATIHLADRHRNRFQLPKPLHLDWWVLPLIKTPKTTLLVSLIVVGCIAIGVPKLRYDHNLLNLQPKGLESVQWEEKLLNDTDRSVWFALSIAEDRETLLKRKEKFEALPTVNRVEEIASLMPDSSPEKLDMIADLDHRLKQLPENVPTISIPPAGHLGQVLADSQRLLSPDDPAAQHTYRRLSQIRELLRGMPEPKYNAIISQFQQRNAGELLQWLHSLAAISNPDAPTISDLPEALVSRFVGKNNQLLLRIYPNASIWDMDALEGFVNQVTSVDNKVTGQPLQTFYASRQMQLSYVHAAIYSLIAVMIILLIDFRSMTNTLLALTPVGLGMLMLFGVQGFADIPLNPANMIVLPLILGIGIDDGVHVVHDYRRQSKGYSLGASTATGVIITSLTTMIGFGALMLADHRGLASLGRVLTIGVACCLFTSLVVLPCILTLISGFRREVPEIEAKASAPRERPRGRKLADIPDEPKSHPHKEPSRDDAETRDSFDDSSMNR; encoded by the coding sequence ATGCCTAACCATCACGAAACGTCGGAAGAAAAGTCGTTGCTCGCCAAGCCGTTGGCCTGGGGAACACGTCAAGTCGTGCGCTATCCGATTGCGGTGCTGCTGGTGGCGTTTGTCGTCGCAGGGCTTTCGGTTTTCTACGCGACGAATCACCTTGGGTTCAAAACAAGCCGGCTGGATCTGATCAATCAGCAAAGCAGCTTCAATCAGCTGTGGTTGGAATACCTCGACGAGTTCGGCGCCGACGACGATGTGGTCGTTGTCATCGAAGGACCTGGCCGCGAAGAAATCGTCCCGGCCTTGGAAGATCTGTATACCCAGCTGACCGCCGAGCAGCAGTCGTTCTATGCCGTCTTGCACGAGCGCGGTCTCAGCAAAGTTCGCGAGAAAGGTTTGCACTTCCTGCCGGAGTCCGACCTGACGAAGATCGATCAGCAGTTGCAGCGCCTGCGTCCGGTGATGCAGGGGCAGTGGGATTCAATCGGCGTCGGGCAAATGGCGTACAGCTTGAACCAACAGATGCTCTTCGCCCAGCGGCAGCCTGGTTCGCCCCAGGCCCAGATGATGGCGGAGCAAAGTCGGCAGCAGCTCGATCGATTGGCCAGCAACTTGCTCGCCGCGATGGGGCAGGGGGAATCGCAAGGTTCCGTGCTCGTTCCGCCGAACGATTCCTTGAACGCAATGAGCCAGATCGATTCCGACTATTTCCTGGCCAACGAAGGGCAAATGGGGCTCATCTTGCTTCGCCTGGTGAAGAACAAGTCGGAGCTCGCCCAGGGCAAAGAAGCCATTGCTCAATTGCGACAAATCCTCGATCGATTCCAAGCCAAGTATCCTCGGCTCAAGTTCGGTTTGACGGGGTTACCGGTGATGGAAAACGACGAAATGGAACGCAGCCAGGTCGACATGACCAAAGCCAGCGTTATCAGTTTGGTTGGCGTCGCGTTTCTGTTCATTGCGTCCTTTGGTGGTTTGCGGCATCCACTTTTGGCCGTCGTCGCGCTGCTGATCGGCATTGCCATGTCGGTTGGTTTCACGACCGCATTCGTCGGACACTTGAACATTCTCAGCGTTTCCTTTGGCGTCATCTTGATTGGCCTGGGGATCGACTTTGGTGTGCATTACGTTGCACGATACTTGCGTGAAGCAGAAGAAAAGAAGACCGGCGATGCGTTGGTTCAAACGGCTAAAGATATCGGGCCTGGGATTGTTACCGGCGGTTTAACGACCGCGGTGGCGTTCTTTACGGCGTCGCTAACCAAGTTCACCGGCGTTGCCGAGCTGGGCATCATCGCAGGTGGCGGGCTTTTGGTTTGTTTGGTCGCTTCCATGACGGTCTTGCCGGCAACGATCCACCTGGCCGATCGGCATCGTAATCGCTTTCAACTTCCCAAACCCCTGCATCTCGATTGGTGGGTGTTGCCGCTGATTAAGACGCCCAAGACAACGCTCTTGGTTTCGTTGATTGTTGTTGGATGTATCGCGATTGGGGTGCCCAAGCTGCGTTACGATCACAACCTGTTGAACCTTCAGCCAAAAGGTTTGGAAAGCGTTCAGTGGGAAGAGAAACTACTGAACGATACCGACCGCAGCGTGTGGTTTGCGTTGTCGATTGCCGAAGACCGCGAGACGCTGCTGAAGCGAAAGGAAAAGTTCGAGGCCCTGCCGACGGTGAATCGCGTGGAAGAGATTGCCTCGCTGATGCCCGACAGTTCGCCTGAAAAGCTCGACATGATCGCCGACCTCGATCATCGCTTGAAGCAACTACCCGAAAACGTTCCGACCATTTCGATTCCTCCGGCCGGCCATCTTGGTCAGGTCCTTGCCGATTCGCAGCGGCTACTTTCGCCGGACGATCCGGCCGCTCAGCATACCTATCGGCGGCTTTCGCAAATCCGCGAACTGCTCCGGGGAATGCCAGAGCCGAAATACAACGCGATCATTTCCCAGTTCCAGCAGCGTAACGCCGGGGAATTGCTGCAATGGCTGCATTCGCTCGCGGCCATCTCGAACCCTGATGCTCCGACGATCAGTGACTTGCCGGAAGCGCTCGTCTCGCGGTTCGTTGGCAAGAACAACCAACTGCTGCTGCGTATTTATCCCAACGCCAGCATCTGGGATATGGACGCACTGGAAGGCTTCGTGAATCAGGTCACATCGGTCGACAACAAAGTGACCGGGCAGCCGCTGCAAACGTTTTATGCCTCGCGTCAGATGCAGCTCAGCTACGTCCATGCGGCGATCTACTCGCTGATTGCCGTGATGATCATTCTGTTGATCGACTTCCGCAGCATGACCAACACGCTGCTGGCGCTGACCCCCGTCGGGCTCGGCATGCTGATGCTGTTTGGCGTGCAAGGGTTCGCCGACATTCCTTTGAACCCTGCCAACATGATTGTTCTGCCGCTGATCTTAGGGATCGGCATCGACGATGGCGTTCACGTGGTGCACGACTATCGCCGGCAGTCGAAGGGGTATTCGCTTGGAGCTTCTACGGCGACCGGGGTGATTATTACTTCGCTGACGACAATGATTGGCTTCGGAGCGTTGATGCTGGCCGATCACCGCGGTTTGGCCAGCCTGGGCCGCGTGCTGACCATCGGCGTCGCGTGCTGTCTATTCACGTCGCTGGTCGTTTTGCCCTGCATTCTGACGCTTATCTCTGGCTTCCGCCGCGAAGTGCCAGAGATCGAAGCGAAAGCGTCGGCCCCCCGCGAGCGTCCTCGAGGCCGCAAGCTGGCCGACATTCCCGACGAGCCGAAATCGCACCCCCACAAGGAACCGTCCCGCGATGACGCGGAAACTCGCGATTCCTTTGACGATTCGTCCATGAATCGCTAA
- a CDS encoding STAS domain-containing protein, translating into MAIKYHYLKVRDVQEVVVAEFIQSSILDETAIDRVGKEFEQLILEAATAKKLLLNFRAIEYMSSAMIGKLILLNKNCKNAKIKFKVCNVTGNIMEVFQIMKIGKVIDIQKDEKSAIDSFNGPSIGKWFGLG; encoded by the coding sequence ATGGCGATCAAATACCATTACCTGAAAGTCCGTGACGTCCAGGAAGTTGTCGTCGCCGAGTTCATTCAGTCTTCGATTCTGGACGAAACCGCGATCGACCGCGTGGGAAAGGAATTCGAGCAGTTGATCCTGGAAGCGGCGACCGCCAAAAAGTTGTTGCTCAACTTCCGAGCGATCGAGTACATGTCGTCCGCGATGATCGGCAAGCTGATCTTGCTGAATAAGAACTGCAAGAACGCCAAGATCAAATTCAAAGTCTGCAATGTGACCGGAAACATCATGGAGGTGTTTCAGATCATGAAGATCGGCAAAGTCATCGATATTCAGAAGGACGAAAAGTCCGCCATCGATTCCTTCAATGGCCCATCGATTGGCAAGTGGTTCGGCTTGGGTTAA
- a CDS encoding MFS transporter: protein MKAAGSTLAILILAVCAAHAMVHVLEGSLPCVEQSIAAQYDVGSATTGWLQTVWRFPWGVGALVAGWLVDRYGAKRMLALYLLGGGVTCFTSILLPGLPLLFGSMFLMGVMASIYHPAGLALLSHETTPDTLPKTLGWHGVFGSLGIGGVPLIAAGVLSLTHSWHAFYAVLGVMSISIGMVFVYLTLQSPERVFSKVDQAAIEDRGNWASFGILLVMSSSIGLSYHGVMSFLPRYLSDAQVLGFQTQGEIGGNILAASSLILGCIGQYVAGQIARPKRLEIQLMTICAGTVPFLVGMSFAPPQWKWYCVAAWGMIFFMHQPVFNSLIAKYTPRARRSLCYGVSFAVGNGIGAIAAGLVGENTHLQSAYLGLAGCAAVASAAGLILWIRATRNPPSGAENS from the coding sequence GTGAAGGCGGCCGGAAGTACGTTAGCAATTTTGATACTCGCGGTCTGCGCTGCCCATGCCATGGTGCATGTGCTGGAAGGTTCATTGCCGTGCGTGGAACAATCGATCGCGGCCCAATACGACGTCGGATCGGCAACCACGGGGTGGCTGCAAACCGTGTGGCGTTTTCCGTGGGGCGTCGGCGCATTGGTCGCCGGATGGTTGGTCGATCGGTACGGGGCGAAGCGGATGCTGGCCCTTTATCTGCTTGGCGGCGGCGTAACATGCTTCACGTCGATCTTGCTGCCAGGGCTGCCGCTGCTGTTCGGCTCGATGTTTTTGATGGGGGTGATGGCGAGTATTTATCACCCAGCTGGCTTGGCGCTGCTTTCGCATGAAACAACTCCTGATACGCTGCCGAAGACATTGGGTTGGCATGGCGTGTTTGGTTCGCTCGGAATCGGCGGCGTGCCGTTGATCGCAGCTGGCGTGTTATCGCTCACCCATTCGTGGCATGCGTTTTATGCCGTGCTAGGGGTGATGTCGATTTCGATCGGCATGGTGTTCGTTTATCTCACGCTGCAGTCGCCGGAGCGAGTTTTCTCGAAGGTCGATCAAGCCGCCATCGAAGACCGTGGCAACTGGGCCAGTTTTGGGATCTTGCTGGTGATGTCCAGTTCGATCGGGCTTTCTTACCATGGCGTGATGAGTTTTTTGCCAAGATATCTGTCCGACGCTCAGGTACTCGGATTTCAGACCCAGGGCGAGATCGGCGGCAATATTTTGGCCGCCAGTTCGCTTATTTTGGGGTGTATCGGGCAGTATGTCGCAGGTCAGATCGCTCGGCCGAAACGGTTAGAAATCCAGTTGATGACCATCTGTGCTGGTACGGTACCCTTTTTAGTTGGGATGAGTTTCGCCCCTCCGCAGTGGAAATGGTACTGCGTTGCTGCGTGGGGGATGATCTTTTTCATGCATCAACCGGTGTTTAACAGTCTGATCGCCAAATACACGCCGAGGGCGCGCCGAAGCCTTTGTTACGGGGTGTCGTTCGCGGTCGGAAATGGCATCGGGGCAATCGCTGCCGGGCTGGTCGGAGAGAACACGCACTTGCAGTCGGCCTACTTAGGATTGGCCGGATGTGCAGCAGTGGCGTCCGCAGCAGGTCTGATTTTATGGATTCGCGCGACTAGGAACCCTCCTAGCGGGGCGGAAAACTCGTGA
- the trpD gene encoding anthranilate phosphoribosyltransferase, which translates to MSHSEVIAKVTSRTDLSLEEMAAAIDQMMEGAWSDDDIGALLLALNEKGPSVDEIAGAATAMRKHMVKIASPSEKFIDTCGTGGDRSGTFNISTATALVIAAAGVTVAKHGNRSVTSKSGSADVLSRLGVNIEADVPTIEKCLNEVGICFCFAPLMHSSMKHVAPVRKKLGVPTIFNLLGPLCNPANAPFQLLGVGKPEYRELLASALQKLGTTKAVFVTGRDGMDEVTISDATDVTIATPGGTVPIVWQPEEFGIERQGKEDMLVDGPEESAAMIRSVLAGKKGGARDIVVINAAAALWTLGKNDSLSECARLAEIAIDGGAAEETLAKLAEVSHA; encoded by the coding sequence TTGTCGCACTCTGAAGTCATCGCCAAGGTAACGTCTCGCACGGACCTCTCGTTAGAAGAAATGGCCGCCGCCATCGATCAGATGATGGAAGGGGCTTGGAGTGACGACGACATCGGGGCACTGCTGTTGGCGCTCAACGAAAAGGGCCCCAGCGTGGACGAAATCGCCGGAGCCGCGACCGCCATGCGAAAGCACATGGTGAAGATCGCTTCTCCCAGCGAAAAGTTTATCGACACGTGCGGGACCGGCGGCGACCGCAGTGGAACTTTCAACATCAGTACCGCCACCGCGCTGGTGATTGCCGCCGCTGGTGTTACCGTCGCAAAGCATGGCAACCGCAGCGTGACCAGCAAGTCCGGCAGTGCCGATGTCCTTTCTCGACTCGGCGTGAACATCGAAGCGGACGTGCCGACGATTGAAAAGTGCCTGAACGAAGTTGGTATCTGCTTCTGCTTCGCACCGCTGATGCACAGTTCGATGAAGCATGTGGCCCCCGTGCGTAAGAAGCTGGGCGTTCCGACCATCTTCAATTTGCTAGGGCCGCTCTGCAATCCGGCCAATGCTCCGTTTCAACTGCTCGGCGTCGGCAAGCCAGAGTACCGCGAACTGCTGGCGAGCGCCTTGCAAAAGCTGGGAACCACCAAAGCGGTGTTCGTAACTGGTCGAGACGGCATGGACGAAGTGACCATCAGCGACGCTACTGATGTCACGATCGCCACGCCCGGCGGCACCGTCCCGATCGTTTGGCAGCCAGAAGAATTTGGCATCGAGCGGCAGGGCAAAGAAGACATGCTTGTTGACGGCCCCGAAGAAAGTGCGGCCATGATCCGCAGTGTTCTTGCCGGCAAGAAAGGGGGCGCTCGCGATATTGTGGTCATCAACGCGGCGGCTGCGTTGTGGACGTTAGGAAAGAATGATTCGTTGAGCGAATGTGCCCGACTCGCTGAGATCGCCATCGATGGCGGTGCCGCGGAAGAGACGCTGGCCAAGTTGGCGGAGGTCAGCCACGCGTGA
- a CDS encoding nucleoside hydrolase yields the protein MSRKVIIDCDPGIDDAVALMIALFDSRLDVLAVTSTAGNVNADQAYTNLQALIECLDPPRRPRIAMGPGPRLAPPVDTTYLHGSDGLGEIHLNVAKLHQTHSAEKLIGDEIRAFPEEVTILCLGPTTNIANCLQRDPAFAAQVGQIVIMGGSLNGVGNVTPCAEFNCHFDAESARRVLHSKTTKTLVPIDITSQVTFGIDLLEQIPKKESRVTNLLNKILPYSFRSHRRHLAQEGICLNDAVALVALLQPELFEAVPMACDVETQGDLTLGATIFDQRTVKTWTPNMEVMTSVDAAAVKDCILRGIIQAASETVE from the coding sequence ATGTCCAGGAAGGTCATTATCGACTGCGATCCCGGCATCGACGACGCCGTAGCGCTCATGATCGCCTTGTTCGACTCTCGTCTGGATGTCCTTGCAGTGACATCGACCGCAGGGAACGTGAACGCAGACCAGGCTTATACCAACCTGCAAGCGTTGATCGAATGTCTCGATCCGCCTCGTCGGCCTCGCATTGCGATGGGGCCAGGCCCACGTCTCGCACCTCCTGTCGACACAACCTACCTCCACGGCAGCGACGGCTTAGGCGAAATTCATTTGAACGTCGCCAAGCTTCATCAAACCCATTCGGCCGAAAAACTGATCGGCGACGAAATCCGGGCCTTTCCGGAAGAAGTCACTATTTTGTGCCTTGGTCCGACCACCAATATCGCCAATTGCCTGCAGCGCGATCCGGCGTTTGCTGCTCAGGTCGGACAAATTGTGATCATGGGTGGTTCACTGAATGGCGTCGGCAACGTTACTCCGTGTGCCGAGTTCAACTGCCATTTCGATGCCGAAAGTGCTCGCCGGGTGCTGCACTCGAAGACGACCAAGACGCTGGTACCGATCGATATCACCAGCCAGGTCACCTTTGGAATCGATCTGCTGGAACAGATTCCGAAGAAAGAATCACGCGTCACGAACTTGCTGAATAAGATCTTGCCCTATTCCTTCCGTTCGCATCGACGGCACCTGGCTCAGGAAGGCATTTGCCTGAACGATGCCGTTGCATTGGTCGCATTGCTGCAGCCGGAACTATTTGAAGCCGTTCCGATGGCGTGCGACGTTGAAACGCAAGGCGACTTGACGCTTGGGGCAACAATCTTTGATCAACGCACGGTAAAGACTTGGACGCCCAACATGGAAGTGATGACCAGCGTCGATGCGGCAGCCGTGAAAGATTGCATCCTGCGAGGCATCATTCAAGCTGCCAGCGAGACGGTTGAATAG